One region of Streptomyces capillispiralis genomic DNA includes:
- a CDS encoding ABC transporter family substrate-binding protein: MSHDGVGPRAVTRSVAFLTAGVLAVPALAGCGSADPAGRPLAGQDIARADRARIADGGTLRWAVDSVPATLNTFQADADATTSRIAGAVLPSLYRMDGRGRPVRNADYLESAEVVETEPKQVVLYKLNQQAVWSDGREIGAADFAAQWRALSGKDTAYWTARNAGYDRIEKIERGKGNLEVRVTFSRPYADWRSLFTPLYPKDVMAAPDAFNDGARKKLKVTAGPFTVKKVDGKKDEVTLTRNVRWWGEPAKLSTIVLRSVPRDKRITALSAGTVDLAEIDPSAARRITVAALQRGTATPLAGPGAHRSAADALRSWAVANGSDEEAADEEISARAKLRRKTAKYARQQRALGGFEVRKSLEPAYTQLALNGAEGPLADERVRRAVARALDREAIAEAVLAPLGLPARPVGSHLALSGQAAYADNSGALGEQDTKEARALLADAGWVPGGPVEEKKDEEEQAAGAEGEEDSGNGAEDASDGGDDGTYIVGEDDESDEDEGDQGDEGDGGDDKAPRDSGTGTRNLQQGGAPGAYAPKGTAAPARAETAPVAKDGKALTLRFVLPSGPGSDTLRTVAGRISAMLERIGIRTEITKVDDESYFKDHIASGAYDLALYSWPATAFPATDARPVYAKPVPGADGSLNVEQNYTRVGTDQVDQLFDQAIATLDDSERRALIRKADSRIWAAAGSIPLYQRPQLTAAREDLANAGAFGFRTPVYEDMGFLKKSAQGPSGSPGRD, encoded by the coding sequence CGGGCCGGCCCCTCGCCGGGCAGGACATCGCGCGCGCCGACCGGGCCCGGATCGCCGACGGGGGCACCCTGCGCTGGGCCGTGGACAGCGTCCCGGCCACCCTGAACACCTTCCAGGCGGACGCCGACGCCACCACCTCCCGGATCGCGGGGGCCGTCCTGCCGTCGCTGTACCGGATGGACGGCCGCGGGCGGCCGGTGCGCAACGCGGACTACCTGGAATCCGCCGAGGTGGTCGAGACCGAGCCCAAACAGGTCGTCCTGTACAAGCTGAACCAGCAGGCCGTGTGGAGCGACGGCCGCGAGATCGGCGCCGCCGACTTCGCCGCCCAGTGGCGCGCCCTGTCCGGCAAGGACACCGCCTACTGGACCGCCCGCAACGCCGGCTACGACCGCATCGAGAAGATCGAGCGGGGCAAGGGGAACCTGGAGGTCAGGGTCACCTTCAGTCGCCCCTACGCCGACTGGCGGTCCCTGTTCACCCCGCTGTACCCCAAGGACGTCATGGCCGCCCCTGACGCCTTCAACGACGGGGCCCGCAAGAAGCTGAAGGTCACCGCAGGACCCTTCACGGTGAAGAAGGTCGACGGCAAGAAGGACGAGGTCACCCTCACCCGCAATGTGCGCTGGTGGGGCGAGCCGGCGAAGCTCTCCACGATCGTGCTGCGCTCCGTCCCCCGGGACAAGCGGATCACCGCCCTCAGCGCGGGGACCGTCGACCTGGCCGAGATCGACCCGTCCGCCGCCCGCCGCATCACCGTCGCCGCGCTCCAGCGGGGCACCGCCACCCCGCTCGCGGGTCCAGGGGCCCACCGGTCCGCCGCGGACGCGCTGCGCTCCTGGGCGGTCGCCAACGGCTCCGACGAGGAGGCCGCCGACGAGGAGATCTCCGCCCGCGCGAAACTGCGCCGCAAGACCGCGAAGTACGCCCGTCAGCAGCGGGCCCTCGGCGGCTTCGAGGTGCGCAAGTCACTGGAGCCCGCCTACACCCAGCTCGCCCTCAACGGCGCCGAGGGCCCCCTCGCCGACGAGCGGGTCCGCCGTGCCGTGGCCCGCGCGCTGGACCGCGAGGCCATCGCCGAGGCGGTCCTGGCACCCCTCGGACTGCCCGCCCGGCCCGTCGGCAGCCACCTCGCGCTGTCCGGGCAGGCCGCCTACGCCGACAACAGCGGCGCCCTCGGGGAGCAGGACACCAAGGAGGCCAGGGCGCTGCTCGCGGACGCCGGATGGGTGCCGGGCGGACCGGTCGAGGAGAAGAAGGACGAGGAGGAGCAGGCGGCCGGCGCGGAGGGGGAGGAGGACTCCGGAAACGGGGCCGAGGACGCGTCCGACGGCGGCGACGACGGCACGTACATCGTCGGTGAGGACGACGAGAGCGACGAGGACGAGGGGGACCAGGGAGACGAGGGGGACGGCGGCGACGACAAGGCGCCGCGGGACTCTGGCACCGGCACCCGGAACCTGCAGCAGGGCGGCGCCCCCGGCGCCTACGCCCCCAAGGGCACCGCCGCCCCCGCCCGGGCCGAAACCGCTCCCGTGGCCAAGGACGGCAAGGCGCTCACCCTCCGCTTCGTGCTGCCCTCGGGGCCCGGCTCGGACACGCTGCGCACCGTGGCCGGCCGGATCTCGGCGATGCTGGAGCGGATCGGGATCCGTACGGAGATCACCAAGGTCGACGACGAGAGCTACTTCAAGGACCACATCGCCTCCGGCGCGTACGACCTCGCCCTGTACTCCTGGCCGGCGACCGCCTTCCCCGCCACCGACGCCCGCCCCGTCTACGCCAAACCGGTCCCGGGCGCCGACGGCTCCCTGAACGTGGAGCAGAACTACACGCGCGTCGGCACCGACCAGGTCGACCAGCTCTTCGACCAGGCCATCGCCACGCTCGACGACTCCGAGCGCCGCGCCCTGATCCGCAAGGCGGACTCCCGCATCTGGGCGGCGGCCGGTTCCATCCCGCTCTACCAGCGCCCCCAGCTCACCGCGGCCCGCGAGGACCTGGCCAACGCCGGCGCCTTCGGGTTCCGCACGCCGGTGTACGAGGACATGGGCTTCCTGAAGAAGTCCGCGCAGGGTCCGTCCGGCTCACCGGGCCGCGACTGA